A DNA window from Coffea arabica cultivar ET-39 chromosome 6c, Coffea Arabica ET-39 HiFi, whole genome shotgun sequence contains the following coding sequences:
- the LOC113693157 gene encoding uncharacterized protein has product MRSLNLNLLQLRMPRLKKHGNMPISSKEAKAIWEALVTKFTVEDATKQKFIIGKYNQWQMTDDKEMKIQITEYQMLLEDLKNEDINLPEKFAAGMLIEKLPESWADYKNNLKHKEKNYTMAELVKHILIEDSNKRESRATKAKEMAFKANLVQSNNKRLNKGDRANGNPPKVHLTEGDDIIAAIISQVNIIANVKEWVVDSGATRHICANREAFSSYTPIGDDEEVVYLGDSRTANVLDKGKVFLKLTSGKTLTLNDVLHVPNIRANLVFVALLGKVGVKVLFKSGKIIITKNNVFVGKGYCNQGLFVLNISNVINENASSSAYIVDSISL; this is encoded by the exons ATGCGCTCACTGAATCTCAACCTTTTGCAACTGCGGATGCCAAGACTCAAGAAGCATGGCAATATGCCAATAAG CAGCAAAGAAGCCAAGGCTATTTGGGAAGCCTTGGTAACAAAGTTTACTGTCGAAGATGCAACCaagcaaaaattcatcataggAAAATACAATCAATGGCAAATGACTGATGACAAGGAGATGAAAATTCAAATCACTGAATATCAAATGCTGCTAGAGGacttgaaaaatgaagacaTCAATCTTCCTGAGAAATTCGCTGCAGGCATGCTGATTGAAAAGCTACCTGAGTCATGGGCTGACTATAAAAATAACTTGAAACACAAGGAGAAAAATTATACCATGGCTGAGCTCGTGAAGCACATCCTCATTGAGGATTCAAACAAAAGGGAGTCAAGAGCTACCAAGGCAAAGGAGATGGCTTTCAAAGCCAATCTCGTACAAAGCAATAATAAAAG ACTTAATAAAGGTGACAGAGCAAATGGTAATCCTCCTAAGGTGCACTTAACCGAAGGAGATGATATAATTGCTGCTATCATCTCTCAAGTGAACATTATAGCCAATGTCAAAGAGTGGGTGGTAGACTCTGGGGCTACTCGGCACATATGTGCAAATCgagaagcattttcctcctatACTCCTATAGGGGATGATGAAGAAGTGGTCTACCTTGGTGACTCACGAACGGCTAATGTTCTGGATAAGGGCAAAGTATTCTTGAAACTCACTTCAGGAAAAACTTTGACTCTCAATGATGTGCTGCATGTGCCCAACATTCGGGCAAATCTGGTTTTCGTAGCATTGCTAGGAAAAGTTGGAGTGAAAGTGTTATTCAAATCTGGAAAGATTATAATAACTAAAAATAATGTATTTGTAGGCAAGGGCTACTGTAATCAGGGACTTTTTGTACTTAACATTTCCaatgtgataaatgagaatgctTCTTCTTCTGCTTATATTGTTGACTCGATTTCTTTATAG
- the LOC113692147 gene encoding tubulin beta-5 chain has translation MREILHVQGGQCGNQIGSKFWEVVCDEHGIDPTGRYVGTSDLQLERVNVYYNEASCGRFVPRAVLMDLEPGTMDSVRTGPYGQIFRPDNFVFGQSGAGNNWAKGHYTEGAELIDSVLDVVRKEAENCDCLQGFQVCHSLGGGTGSGMGTLLISKIREEYPDRMMLTFSVFPSPKVSDTVVEPYNATLSVHQLVENADECMVLDNEALYDICFRTLKLTTPSFGDLNHLISATMSGVTCCLRFPGQLNSDLRKLAVNLIPFPRLHFFMVGFAPLTSRGSQQYRALTVPELTQQMWDAKNMMCAADPRHGRYLTASAMFRGKMSTKEVDEQMINVQNKNSSYFVEWIPNNVKSSVCDIPPRGLTMASTFIGNSTSIQEMFRRVSEQFTAMFRRKAFLHWYTGEGMDEMEFTEAESNMNDLVSEYQQYQDATADEDGEYEEDEEEEGIDHM, from the exons ATGAGAGAAATCCTTCACGTTCAAGGAGGACAATGTGGCAACCAAATTGGATCAAAGTTCTGGGAAGTAGTGTGTGATGAGCATGGGATAGATCCAACTGGACGATATGTTGGAACCTCAGATTTGCAATTGGAGCGTGTTAATGTGTACTACAATGAGGCATCTTGTGGGAGGTTTGTACCTCGTGCTGTTCTTATGGATCTGGAGCCCGGCACTATGGACAGTGTCCGCACCGGTCCATATGGCCAGATCTTCAGGCCTGATAACTTTGTTTTTGGTCAGTCTGGTGCTGGAAACAACTGGGCCAAAGGGCATTATACTGAGGGTGCTGAACTTATTGACTCCGTTCTTGATGTTGTGAGGAAGGAGGCTGAGAACTGTGACTGCCTTCAAG GCTTTCAAGTGTGCCACTCACTTGGTGGAGGAACAGGTTCTGGCATGGGTACCTTATTGATTTCAAAGATCAGGGAGGAGTACCCTGATAGAATGATGCTTACATTCTCTGTTTTCCCATCCCCAAAGGTTTCTGATACAGTGGTGGAGCCATATAATGCCACCCTTTCAGTGCATCAGCTTGTTGAGAATGCAGATGAGTGCATGGTTCTTGATAATGAAGCTTTGTACGATATCTGCTTCAGGACTCTTAAACTGACCACTCCCAGCT TTGGTGATTTGAATCACTTGATTTCTGCAACCATGAGTGGGGTGACTTGCTGTCTCCGATTCCCTGGCCAACTCAATTCTGATCTCAGGAAGCTTGCTGTTAACCTTATTCCCTTCCCCCGCTTACACTTTTTCATGGTTGGCTTTGCTCCTCTGACCTCTCGTGGTTCTCAGCAATATCGTGCTCTTACAGTTCCTGAGCTGACCCAACAAATGTGGGATGCAAAGAACATGATGTGTGCTGCTGACCCGCGTCATGGACGCTACCTGACTGCATCAGCCATGTTCAGAGGCAAGATGAGCACCAAGGAAGTTGATGAGCAAATGATCAATGTCCAGAACAAGAACTCTTCCTACTTTGTTGAGTGGATCCCCAACAATGTGAAATCAAGTGTCTGCGACATCCCACCTAGAGGACTCACGATGGCATCAACCTTCATTGGCAACTCAACATCGATCCAGGAAATGTTCAGGAGAGTGAGCGAGCAGTTCACTGCCATGTTCAGGAGAAAGGCTTTCTTGCACTGGTATACTGGGGAAGGAATGGATGAAATGGAGTTCACAGAGGCCGAGAGCAACATGAATGACCTTGTTTCCGAATACCAGCAGTACCAGGATGCCACTGCAGATGAAGACGGTGAGTACGAGGAAGATGAGGAAGAGGAGGGCATTGATCATATGTGA
- the LOC113693158 gene encoding protein FAR1-RELATED SEQUENCE 5-like yields MEGDDSLESKFPPCRKLEFIDDTQHHHSSQTINEDTDIELIGASSSNKETDINSIHPSIPKEEIPQVGMEFDSEEAAGQFYLAYAKKVGFGTRKSKLHKDKIGKIIDRIFCCSAEGKRGADKRDVNVKIHRPETRFGCLAKMKISCSKSEKYRVIEFIPEHNHYLCSPHKTHLFRAHRRIHETHVIEIDMANSVGIAPKVSHEFMVKQAGGRDNLGFIPEDYRNYLRSKRTRDMKIGDTGGVLEYLQGMQLENPNFFYSIQVDKDDLMTNIFWANARMKVDYADFGDVVCFDTTYKKNCDGRPLALFIGVNHHKKTIIFGGALLYDETAPTFEWLFDVFASTMSGKKPKTILTDQDAAMAKALASRWPETQHRLCIWHLYQNAAIHLSGVFEKFTDFAGDFGKCIYDFEEEDIFVTEWDKMLQRYNLQDND; encoded by the coding sequence ATGGAAGGTGATGATTCCCTTGAGAGCAAGTTCCCACCATGTCGTAAATTGGAATTTATAGATGACACTCAACATCATCACAGCTCTCAAACAATCAATGAAGATACAGACATTGAGCTTATTGGTGCATCAAGTTCAAACAAAGAGACGGATATCAATTCAATTCATCCCTCTATCCCTAAAGAAGAAATCCCTCAGGTAGGTATGGAATTTGACAGTGAAGAAGCAGCTGGTCAATTTTACTTAGCATATGCTAAGAAGGTTGGGTTCGGCACTAGAAAAAGCAAATTGCATAAAgacaaaattggtaaaataaTTGATAGGATATTTTGTTGTAGTGCCGAAGGCAAACGAGGGGCAGATAAAAGAGATGTCAATGTAAAAATCCATCGTCCTGAAACAAGATTCGGTTGTTtggcaaaaatgaaaattagttgcagcaaaagtgaaaaatatcgTGTCATTGAGTTTATACCAGAACATAATCATTATCTTTGTAGTCCTCACAAAACACATTTGTTCAGAGCACATAGGAGAATACATGAAACTCATGTAATAGAGATTGATATGGCAAATAGTGTAGGAATTGCGCCAAAAGTATCGCATGAATTTATGGTAAAACAAGCTGGTGGACGGGATAATTTGGGCTTTATTCCTGAAGATTATAGGAATTATTTACGTTCAAAGAGGACAAGAGATATGAAAATAGGGGATACTGGAGGAGTGCTTGAATATTTACAGGGAATGCAATTAGAAAATCCAAACTTTTTTTATTCCATTCAAGTTGATAAAGATGATTTGATGACTAATATATTTTGGGCTAATGCTAGGATGAAAGTTGACTATGCCGATTTTGGAGATGTGGTTTGTTTTGATACAACTTACAAAAAAAACTGTGATGGTCGTCCTCTTGCACTCTTTATTGGTGTGAACCATCACAagaaaactattatttttggtggTGCACTTTTATATGACGAGACAGCTCCGACTTTTGAATGGTTATTTGATGTATTTGCTAGCACTATGTCAGGAAAAAAGCCAAAAACCATTCTGACAGACCAAGATGCAGCAATGGCTAAAGCATTAGCTTCCAGATGGCCAGAGACACAACATAGATTATGTATTTGGCACCTTTACCAAAATGCTGCCATACATCTAagtggtgtttttgaaaaattcacagACTTTGCAGGTGACTTTGGTAAATGCATATACGATTTCGAAGAAGAGGATATTTTTGTGACTGAATGGGATAAAATGCTACAGAGGTATAATCTTCAAGATAATGATTAG